Genomic segment of Rattus norvegicus strain BN/NHsdMcwi chromosome 7, GRCr8, whole genome shotgun sequence:
GCTAGAAGAGGGGCTGGGATTGATCTGGAGTtgaacagttgtgagccaccactacGAGGATGTTTGGAGTTGAACCTGAGTCTTCTGAAAGTGCGTTTACTGCTGTCtcatctgagccatctttccagctcctacGATAGCTTTTGTGCTGTGCTGAAAAGCGTTTCACGGAGCAGCGCTTTGGAGATCCCGAGGATCTGTATCTTGCTTCAACAGTGTTTGGAGGGAACAGACCCGGGGACTCCCACTTTATTCACTTCCAGCCGCCTTACAAGTCTCTCCAGTCGCAGCCTCCGGGACCATCTCCTTGCCGCCTTCGGCTCCTAGGACCAGCCAGCCCCGTCTTCGCGGTTAGCTCCATACTCCGGATCAGCCATGACCTCTCAGATTCGTCAGAATTATTCCACCGAAGTGGAAGCTGCCGTGAACCGCCTGGTCAACTTGCACCCGCGGGCCTCTTACACCTACCTCTCTCTGGGCTTCTTTTTTGATCGGGATGACGTGGCTTTGGAGGGCGTAGGCCACTTCTTCCGAGAATTGGCCGAGGAGAAGCGCGAGGGCGCCCAGCGTCTCCTCAAGTTGCAGAACGAACTCGGGGGCCGTGCACTCTTCCAGGATGTGCAGAAGCCATCTCAAGATGAGTGGGGTAAAACCCTGGAGGCCATGGAAGCTGCCTTGGCCCTGGAGAAGAACCTGAACCAGGCCCTCTTGGATCTGCACGCCCTGGGCTCTGCCCGCACAGACCCTCACCTCTGTGACTTCTTGGAAAGACACTTCCTGGATAAGGAGGTGAAGCTCAGCAAGAAGATGGGCAACCACCTGACCAACCTCCGTAGGGTGGCAGGGCCACAACCAGCGCAGACTGGCGTGGCCCAGGCATCTCTGGGCGAGTATCTCTTTGAGCGCCTCATTCTGAAGCACGACTAGGCCTCTGTGCCTTCCAAGGGGCTCCCTCCTCTGCTCTACACCGGCCGCCTCAGCACCTCCACCCGAATGAACGTCTAAAGCCACTAGGTAGCTTTGTAACCGCCCTGGAGCCTCTCCCAAGTCTTGgaccaagtaaaaacaaagctttttggaaaaaaaaaaagcgtttTACAAGGGTTCTTTGACTCAGAGTCTTTCACAGATGGTGGTAGGTAAAGCTTAACCTGATTCAAACTCTATCTCTGCTTGTGGAACTTAGCTTGTATTGAGTCTTTTTTATCATCTTGATACTATCCTGGATTTTGTGCTTGGGTACATAAATTTCCTTCACAATTTTTTGTACAgagtagaatttttttaaaagggtagATTTTGATGATGTGGTAATCCAAGTTTAGCAGAAAACTTTAATAGTTATTGAAATTATTTGTCCTTCcattgacatatatatatatttctgcatttttcacttatttttatgtatttttctatATTACATACTTATGTAATTCTTACTTGGCTATGGTATGTAATTCTGTTTATATGTCAATTGGAATGattctgctttgttttggtgtCATGGCAATATGAGACTCATAGTATAAATTAGTAATTGTCacctctatttctatttcttagaAGGGGCTTGGTCACAACCTCCTTCACAactatttcagtttttttaataagGTTTATTTTAAGGCACGTAGGTAACAACTGAGACTAGAAGGTGTATTAGATCTCCTAAAGCTATAGTTGCAGCTGGTTAAGAGCCAACTGATGTTGTTGTTAGGAACCATACTTGGTGAAATAGCCAATATGCTTGGCTTGTAGGGGGTGGTACTGTTAggcggtgtggccttgtttggaggaagtgtgtcactgtggccatGGGCTTTGACGCTCTGTCTGATGCGGgggctggggagtgggggtgggggggaggggaagggggaggggagcatgGGAATCcatcttctcctgtttgctttcagaacaagatgtagaactcttagctcctccagtgtcatgcctgcctggatgctaccatgctttctgccttgatgataatggactgaacctctgaaactgtaaaccagccccgactaaatgttgtcctttataagaattgccttgttCTTGgtgcttcttcacagcaatgaaacccaaactaagactcAGGTGCTAAGAACCACACTTGGGTTCTATGAAAGAGCATCAAGCTTGTAACTActgtgtcacttctccagctcccagttttttcttatatatttttttacttcttcgtgaattttttgttttgtgtgtttgttgaaaCAGGATCTTTTGTAattcatgctggccttgaacttgctctatCGCCTAGGCTATTGAACTCCtgagcctccctcctctcctgagggctgagattacaaGGATGCACCAGTAcaccctttttgtttctgatttcctACCAGGAGTTGTTGATTTCACCATAGTTAATATTGTCTTTTGGTTATCTTAGCCCAATAGTCTCAACAGTATTTCTAAAGATTCCCTTAAAcctgtgtgagtgttttgcctgaatgtatgtatagGCATTATTCACATACAGAATTTCCATAGAGGCCAAAAGGGTCTTGAATGCCATGTAACTGGAGttctaggtggttgtgagcagccatgttgaTGCTAGAagctgaacccaagtcctctggaagagtagcattTTCTCTTAACCTGAGTCATCTCTTAGGACCCTTCCCtttggctttgctttgtttgcttgtttggctggttgctttgtgttttgttttaaggcagggtttcaCTCTGCAGCTCTAGCTGACCTGGTCTGACTCACAGAGATGGCTTCAGAGTCTCTGGCCTCAGAGTGCTGATCATGTTCTGCAAAACTTACCCTTGAGAGATGTGAACAAACATCTGTTCATCTGAGGTGGGGCACCAACAGcacgatgatggtgatggtgatggtgatgatgaaggtggtgatggtgatgatgataattaaAACCAAAATTACCTTTGTGACCCAGTGAGTTTATTAGGattacttaaagaaatatttaagtaggagaagccgtggcaggacaagatggcaggtgatgttaagattctgctctgtgtatttacaggttgttattaatgttctcaagggatggatagtacagggctttgtattttaagtgggcaattatattttaccaattggatctaaaaaaaaagaaagaaatatataagtaatatatactgggatacatatttatataagtaatacacacacacacacacacacacacacacacacacacacacacacacacacatatatatgtaagtaaaATATTGGGATTACTTAAAGATGAGTTTGAGTTGCTAGATCCTGGCAGCTCCATCATGAAAAAGTCCTGTTGAAACATGGGTGACATTCGTGAAACCTGCATCACCGTGGTTCCCTGCTCATCTTGTAAGCAGCTCCAGCACAATGCTCTTCTGTAGCAGCTGTTTACCGCTCACATTACCTCAGAGAGGATTCATAAAGCTCCTGAGTTTGCTAGGTCATTTCTTATGCGGTTTCTGACTCTCACTCCTCTCCTCTGGAGGGAACGTTTTCAATCCCAGGAAATGACTATATAACACACTATTTCCTGATTTGATTTGGCATTACATTGTTCATTCTCTAACATTCTAAAATGGTTGATCTTTGTGTCAATATCTTCCCTTTTcccaaatttatttattattttctgcttGCTTTTTCCTGGATCCCACAAATTTTGGTAATATATtgaatttcatgttttgttttgttttgttttgtttggtatgTTTCATTTTCTCTTGCGGTTTCTCTTTTTTGTCTGTTATTTATTAATCTCAGCTTCTTTAGGCTTTTCCAGCTGTTCAAGCCAGTTGAATTTCAGTGTTGAATTAGAGGATATACtttacaatttctttttctttacttttactgAAGATTATTGTTAATTCCGAATGGTCTGTATAAGGGAAGAGTCCCTGTGATAGTGAGAAAAATGTGTGCTCTGCCCTGGTTGGATGGAGTAGTCTGCATTATCAAAAGATACTAATTAGTTCACAGACAACACTGTTGATTTCAGCAGGTCTGTTACTAATGTCCTGACTTACTTCTCTGTCAGTTAGCAGGACAGGCATGTTGAAGTTTCCATATATAGTTGTAGATCTATAGTTTTCCTTGATGTTCtatgtatttttgtgttttccaGACACACCTGAACCTATGAGGATATGtcctcacagagactgtgatagCATACACAGAGGCTGCCCGGGTTCACGCAGGGGTTCCACTGCTGAGAGAAGAAAGTGGACAGAGCTCCTATCCCTAACAGAGAAGGGATCTCCAATTGATAGCCACTTAGtttttctccagtggagtctcTCTGGATATATAAACCACACTTAAAGGTAGGCCCCATGCTCTGCAACAAATGCCCAACACAAAATGGTCTCAATGATGTTTTTCTAGATTTGTTTTATCATATTGCTTTATTTGGGCATTTCAAAAActtaattttagttatttttcctCTTATATATCACATTCCAGCCAcagtttccccctctctcctgtcctcGAGTTCTACCCCCTACCCCTTATCCCCTACCCCCTACCCTCTACCCCCTACCCCCTATCCCCATTCTAGTCTTTCTTCATTTTCCcttagaaaagggcaggcctcccaggaatatcaATCAGACATTGCATATCAAGTatcttttccaattttgtgtttttatgggttttatgtgtgtatgtgtgcttgctcTGCTTTTTCTTCGTTGTTTTCTaatctggtttgtttgtttatcttttttcataacattttaatatttaatagaaGCTATATATAGTAATTTCACTATATCTTACATGGAGGAGCCACCATAGAAATTTATATCAGTTAAAATCAAGAATAATTAAAGAGAGCCCAGACCTGTGAGCTGAGAAGTCACAGTTCACTAGGAAAGGGGGTTTATATTGCCCAGTTATGTGAAGCAGAGAAAAGGCTTCAATACAGGCTTTAGATACAGCCAGCCAGACACTGACTGCCAACAGCTGGAGAGCACCGTTCTTCACAACTCCACCTAGACATCCATGTGGATTTCTGTCCCTGGCTTAGGAAGTCCCATTATAGAAATGTCTCTTTCCCAGGCAGTCTCCAGTATGCATTACATCCCAAAGGCAGGGACCACCTCATGTTCTTCCTTGCTAAAAAATCCCAAAACTTAAACACTAAATGGCTATTCCACACAAACTTGGATTATGTTTGTCTATAGCACTCTAAAGCCCCAAAGGAAACAATGTGGTCTGAATTGTCCCTGTTCAGTGAGAGATGATCAGAGAGATGCTTGTCTGAAGAGTGGAAAGTTCAAATCCAAAGATGAACAATGCCCAGAATGAACTATCAACTGACAGAAGTGGGTTCTGGTTTTCCATTTGCAGTAGTCAATCCACGCTGAGGGAATGGTGCACAGGCTTTCTCTACATTTTGAGGCCCCTGGGATCTGCTATATTTTAtcgttatctcttagaagcctcttctaatgagagagagggagtagatctggatgggaggggaggtgagaaagaactggagggaggggaaactatggtaaggatatattgtatggaaaagaatctattttcagtaaaagaagaaaaaaaagaaaataatttttccacCCAATATATTCTGGTCACAGTTTTCCCAGCTCCTCCCACCTTCTCATTTACCCAATTCCATACTTCCCTTTCTCtgtataaaagaaacaaatagccaaataaaagaaaatagttagggggctggagagatggctcagcggttaagagcactgactgctcttccagagttcatgagttcaattcccagaaatcacatggtggctcacaaccatctgtaatgagatctggtgccctcttctggcctgcagtcacatatgcaggcagaatgctgtatataaaataaataaataaatctaaaaaaacaaaaacaaaaaacaacaacaacaacaacaacaacaacaaaaaacaaaaaaaacccaaaaaaccaattAATCTAAATGCAGCTTGAAATGGCATTGCATCGTCACCAACTATTCCTGACACACTTTGTACTCTGGAAAGCACGAAGAAAAGACTTCAAGGTACAGACACATCCAGTGAACTTATGTAGCTCAGGAAGTAATAGCCTGAATCGACTGTTGGGGTTATTCGGTACTGGAAACATAGGCCAAAGTAGAGAGAGTGTCTACAGAATGACAGGAAAGTTTGCCAGCTGTCTCACAGAGAATCAATGtttagaaatatataaagaactgtaAAAGACAAACAGTATAAATTGCTCAGTTAAGAAATAGGCAAACAGGGGCACAGTGGTATGAATCTATagttccagcactgaggaggtagaaATAGACACATCTCTGAGGGTAGGAGGAAGCTTACTTCCCAGCTAACTGAAAATTGTTGAGCTCTAAATACACTgatgaaccctgtctcaaaaagaaaaaaaaaatagagtcagTGTGTGGTGTCTTACGCCTTTAATTcatgcacttgggaggcaaaggcaggcagagctaGATCTCAGAGGctagcctcatctacatagtatagatggatagatggatgaatggatggatggatggatggatagatggatggacagacagatagggaGTGATTGAGTAATAAACTTTATGTCAAACTTGTACCTTCATGGGTGTACACACAATGTAGGCTGTGCACCcaaatgtacatatgtgcacac
This window contains:
- the Ftl1l5 gene encoding ferritin light chain 1-like, with the protein product MTSQIRQNYSTEVEAAVNRLVNLHPRASYTYLSLGFFFDRDDVALEGVGHFFRELAEEKREGAQRLLKLQNELGGRALFQDVQKPSQDEWGKTLEAMEAALALEKNLNQALLDLHALGSARTDPHLCDFLERHFLDKEVKLSKKMGNHLTNLRRVAGPQPAQTGVAQASLGEYLFERLILKHD